Proteins from a genomic interval of Candidatus Krumholzibacteriia bacterium:
- a CDS encoding TIGR01777 family protein, whose amino-acid sequence MHFVKESILPASVEEVFAFHERPDAFELLQAPWDTVEIITPPTSLEVGTRVELRTKIGPVWIRIVAEHVAYERNRFFE is encoded by the coding sequence GTGCACTTCGTGAAGGAGAGCATCCTGCCCGCGTCGGTGGAAGAGGTCTTCGCCTTCCACGAACGTCCCGACGCCTTCGAACTCCTGCAGGCCCCGTGGGACACGGTGGAGATCATCACGCCGCCGACGAGCCTCGAGGTCGGTACCCGCGTCGAGTTGCGCACGAAGATCGGCCCGGTCTGGATCCGCATCGTGGCCGAGCACGTGGCCTACGAACGCAATCGCTTCTTCGAG